Part of the Plectropomus leopardus isolate mb chromosome 7, YSFRI_Pleo_2.0, whole genome shotgun sequence genome, ttttttctccctttcaaAACATTGAGAATAACTTTTATCCTTCAATCCACATAGATCGACTCTACAGTCACGTAGTTTAGATCAAAAGGGGTGAAAGTGAGCCAAACAACACAATgccagacacaaaacaacaaccccaACCCCAAGAGAGTAATGGGGTGACAGAGTTCGTCTGACAATGGCAAAAGAGACTTATCGGGTAGTAAAGAGCAGGAGAAAAGGTGagagtttgcttgtttgtttgggaAAGAGAAACTTCCTGTTTTGGAGCTCAAAGTTGGCAGAGATGGATACAATTGTTAGGCCAGTTGGAAACCCTGTGAAGCTTACTGTACATAGTTTAATGTGGGACTCATGATaatcagttaaaaacaccatttgtgtgtatgtatgtatgcatgcatgtactgtgtgtatgtatgtatgcatgcatgtttgtaactgagtgtgtctgtttgtatggatgtttgtatttatatatgtatattttcccttttaaaggaagaaaaagagcagaTGGCCTGTGCTGCAGCAACACATCAAAACGCTACTGTGAAAATGGCTCATAGTGAGGGACCACTACAATCTATAAACTAGAGTTTCAATTTTAAAGGTTAAGTCTGTAAGATATCTGAAGAagattttatgttaaaacatcACAGCTATGCTTGATTAAAAAAGGTCCTCTAAAATTGCTGTCATCCCTCTGCAAATGCACAAAATTGAGACGTACATACACTaatatacattacattacacacTGCAGCAACCCAAAACAATTTATAAACAAAGATACAAACATAGCATCAGCCCATGTGTAATTTATCATGCTAAATGGAAAAACTAAAATTTCCGAAAGCACTCAGTCAGTTTACAACAAAAGGTTATACTCAAAGCTTTGCTGAAACCATTGATTTTCATGTTGTGGAAACAGAATATAtagcctttatttaaccaggtaaaagactcattgagatttaaaatcccGTTTCCAAGAGTGAactggccaagagggcagcttaaaacaaagttacaacaataactacagacagacaaatacaactatcaaacaaatacaactatcacaTAACACAAAGAGCGAGCACATCTCCAGTTAAAATGCGAAAAGTGCAATAATCAAATTTCAGTTATCATTGGAGAAGCAGTTACACTGACCAGTAGTGCTATTTTCTCAaccttttaaaagtgacttaaaatcCCCCATAGTGATCAGTTCAGACAGCTTTAAGTCCTTCTGTAAGTTATTCCATGTGGAGGGGGTGgcaaatttaaaagcttttttgccaagttctgtGCGAACCATGGTAACCGACATCAAAAGAGTACTGTGAGAGTGCAGGCCATATTGATTCTGGTTTTTACAtatataagtaaataaataagagtgAACAGTAAAGTGGTTGACTGGAGTCTTTCTTATtccagcaccatggacagagttCTGCCACTGAGGCAGCTTGTGGTTTCTCAGTTGACACAgttaatctgttttttctttcaccaCTCATCAGTTAATCATTAAtaagcatttctgtgtttgtcatATAATCTTTATCTCTTTATGTGCTTTATGGTTTATTGTTGCCTTCAGTGCCACTTGGCGACTGggatgttaaaatgcccaagtTCAAATGAATCATCATATCATCGACCCCCAATGGCTGTGTGTTATTTCCTGTGATTGACCTGAGACTGGCCTGTTACTTCCTGACATTTTGCCTCTTTCTTATTCTGGACCaactaaaatgttgaaaatgtttcctgttttgCTGTGCAGGACACAGACAACCATTTAAACCCAGAGAGTTCATGAGATatgtgttttatgaaatatgttgacattatgaccaaaaaaaagccaagataGCACTTTGCAGAATCCCCCTAGAACTTtgaaaagttaatttaaaaaaagatcaattaAGACAACTAGAATTACCACATTACTGTTGATTGCCTCCGTGAGCCATTAAAGTTgcaattacagtttacatctgCAGTATGCTTGTCCAGATTCATATGAAACCCTGACAACACACAGTGCTTCAGATATGGATGCTTTTGCACAGaagataaaaaaattcaaaatgttgaagCTTCAAACACATCTCCAACCCAACAGCGCAGAAGATCTatgcaatcagcacagtttcgaGATGGGTactcaagattagtgtcaccagttcagaccaaatgtctcccccttCTGTTCCTTTGTaatgatgttgaataatggccagaaaagtttttttgcagaatattatgatgttacaGTGTAGTttaccttttggatataaaatgtcagcacttcatcattttacCTTATTACAATTATCCTATAACaacttttgtcataattagcattttaattcttgagttatggccaaaaagaTGTTGTGTGAGGTCatagtaaccttgacctttgtccagcaaaatctaatcagctaaTCTTTGattccaagtggatgttttgaAAAATCCAAGATAATTTCCTCAAGgcattcttaagatattgcGTTCAAAAGAATTAGACAggtgtgaggtcacagtgaccttgacctttgagagctaaaatttaatcagttcattgttgagtccaagtggacgtttgtaccAAAATTGAGGAAATTCCTCAGAGGCCTTCATGAGATATTGAGGTCTTGAGAATGAAATGGacaagaggtcacagtgaccttgaccttttatgGACGcttgtgccaaacttgaagaaattccctaaaggccttcttgagatattgcattcacgagaatgagatggatacaaggtcacagtgaccttaagcCTTTGACCTTTAAtgaccaaaatcttatcagtttgtccttgagtccaagtggtcGTTTGTGCCCAACTTAAAGAAATTTCTTCAGGATAGATTTCTTCAGATAACTTaacttagcataaagactggaaagagagttaacagctagcctggctctgtgcAAACCAgtttaaacaaacatataaaagtgAGATGTCAAAACTGATTGAAGAAAGATTATTGCATAACTGTGTCAGACGGTGTCCACTCCCTGTATGTCCACAGGCTGTATGTGATACTGTCTAGGCTATGATCTTGCTGAGGCCTGTTTCCAAAAAGTGGCTGCAGGGGGTCTctccagaataaaatgttgaagGAGAAGGGTGACAGGAATGACATGAAATGCAATGAAGTAGAAAAATCTACTCCAGAAATTAGAGGTACTTAAATCTCATCATGCATCTGTGTTATCTGAACTGACAGGAAAACCAGGTGACTTCGCTACAACTTTATTCACTGGATAATGAATCACCTCTGGTTTTCTTTGACTGCAGCCCTCGTCTGTGCCTTGTGCATATTCAGGTATGCATGGACGGTATGTACAGCGCAGGCAATCAGAAAGGAACACGGGTGACAGGGCATTTTGTTCCTCTCGCTCACCCCCTGAGCAAAGTTACAAAACGCTGCATTCTTTCCACAGATCCTTATGATAACACAGGCTGCAGTGCCTCTGAATAGCAGGTAAACGTATTAATGTGGGCCTTGAATTCCTGGACCACTCATCCATCTCACGTCTTCTTTTGAACTCAGAAATGTGTTTGCTTGTCACACAGTTGAATTACACATACCACCTAAAAGGATCAAATGATCTTTGATGTATAGTTTATTTAAAGTAAAGACTTTATCTACCTGTTAgcctttttaaccctttgaaaactgaaatatttggcttgatttctttcaaaaacatgaaaaaaagccaaaattgggagaaattagtgaaaagcgcaaaaatattacctgaaaaaaagttttaaaaaaacaacaacacagaaattacctggaaaaagtgctttgaaattattaaatattaattttgtaaaataatttgacagTAAATATCTCATTGCGACAATTAAATagttttccctatttttttcccccattatcctagacattttcccaggagctttttaagaatttttttttttttaaaatctactaaTTACTTACAATCTGTGGACCATTTCTTACAACttcttcattgccttttccccatgttgcTAAAAGAAACTgtacaatttgctcagggttctaaggcttaaatgcttgtgaaagccATTTGACAGCAGCACAAGGATATTAATTTGCTTTAcatttcaaggggttaaatcaAGCAGAAGGCCATAAATTagaagagaaaaacaccatgtggtcaatttttctttgtttttgaatcTCATTTTATCTTTATAATCAAAAACATTAGCAGACAGATATCAGTGATACAAGCTTTCATCAGTTGTAATTGTTTTTCCTAACACTTTTGCACAAAAATAACCCTTAGATACAAAAATATAAGTATTCTACATGAAATTTTAACATGTATGTAAAGTCACTTTCAACTAAAGTAATTTCATAATTGTATAATGATAAATGTGTTTATCCATGATAAACACATTCCACAAAGGAATGAGTAAAAACATGTCATGTATATGTGACAAATTGCTGAACATGTATGTACAGAATGCATGTCCCTTCTCCTCTGTTACATCCTTCTATGTCAGAGCTGGCCTGTCTACACACAGTCCACCGCTCGTCAAACATGATCTACGCTCTCTTATCACGATAGAGGCTTCTCTCAGTGCGGATCCTTTATGATCTGTTTGCAGAACTCTTGTCATGTTTTCCACCCTCTTTTCCCAGGTACAAACAGACATCTTTGTGGCGCCTTCCTGCATCGGACACCATCTTTCAGCAGCCCCTttgttttctcctttctctATCAAAGGAGTGTCATTTGTTCAGGTGCTcgctgctctctttctctcattctcaCTGCATCAGCTGGCACGCTGTTTAGCGAGTAATTTTCCTCTGAGAGGACTCTTCTTTGTCTGAATCAGGTGAATCCTGCTCTCTCTTGGAcctgctggctgcagctctgAGGGACGAAAAGGAAGTCACatgatgaaaaatatgtttaaaatgaaaagtgagttgtgtttttcttagtAATCGAATCATTCAAAGCTCACCTTAGGATGCGGAGAATGTTGAGTTGATGTGTCTTTGGGGAAATTATTTCAGGGCTGTGGAAGGAAACAGCAAAGTTACCAAAAATGACCGTTATCTTTAAAATGCAGACTCATCCTGTCATGCCCGGGtgtcactttaaatgttttattgatattgttgTAGTTAAAGAACACCCCGCTTAAATAAAAGCATCtaaccctttttcttttttacactcTCAGTAACCTGAAAGGGTCTTATCTTTATGGGCTcactaaatgttttatattcCAAGAAAACATCAGCAGAAATCATTTCTGCAACAGTTTCAGAATGTCACTCTTGTGTAAGATATGGcctgtaactttattttgaattgttaaaaaaaccaaaacgttATCAACAGAATGTTAAGAAGTTACAGTTTTgacattacataaaataaatctttgtaTTGTGTCGCAGAGATATCTGAAATGAGCATGCTGACCAGCTAGCCACAGCCCGTCCTGTCTTGTAATACCACTTTTAGCCCAAGAGGTGATACAGGGAGTCACTGTAATGTCCAGTCTGCCCTCAGTTAAATATGAAAGGATGAAGAAGCAAAGCTGCCCAAAGGGTTTGTCAACACAGAACCCTAGGATTGAgccctaaaacccagaaatgcagtcagcatttcagcacctcggGTTccctcaaagtcagtgggtttttctAATGGATTTTtagttagaagccttaaataaggtctgtggttaacacaagcttaagagattttcccattttgttctatgaaaatgaaatacatcAGGAAATACCCAAATTGCGAACTTCGAAGCTTtattgtgtcttaaaaaaggtggttgcgaacaagtggctaaatgggactacagaaGGTCATAATGCTGTGTCAAagatggctttacagccttgtagtaGTGGCAACGCAATCGTGGTGTAGTTTGTTCATAGTTCATAATGCTAGCTTTTTACTTGCAttgaggcttcaaaaatcctgaaggtggtgttcatttgtgaagattatgtTGAATAATTTTCTGCAATAGTCCAAAtcaagtgggaaaaaaaacatgctatttttgatgAGGAAACGGTGCCAACTTCCACAgcggcctacagaaaaacatcatgtctGAGGCACTCTATAGGGTTGGAGATTGCCTgaatacattgtttttaaacaacatgaagatcagcatattttcaaaacatcttCAACATCTAACTCAGTGAATTAAGGGGTTATTTttaccaaaccagagttggtaattgttggaacagtgTAAGCACTAAATGAGATGGTTtcaatgagttttattttgtttctggcGAGTGTGTTTTAACAATAGCTAACAAGGCAATCAAGCAAGTCTTGGTTCAATcaatgacagagagaaacttGAATTTAGAAGGTTAATTGTTgtattatttccttttaataaagtaaacaagagttaaaatattttctttcctgaaattttgtaagtttatttattacatattgCTATTATATATTGCATCTTGCAAGACCTTGCTGGCCTCGTGCCTTGCCGGCCTCACACCATGCCTCCTGTCTAAACTAGTCACAACTCTCTCTGCTGTTCGGAGGTGGTGACATTATCTGTTCTGCACTTCTAGGAACAGTGAATTCTCGACATAGCTTTTCATTGCTTCCAAACTCCCACATGCTTCCCTCCTCAGACCGTCGGAACCAATTACAAAACAAGCTTTGTGAACTTTGTGCACCAGACTGAGACTATCCAACCCCCCTCAGGCCTCAGCTGCACTGTTTTGATATTCACATCCTCTGACAAGCAGGACTTATAGAACAAAGTGTCAACACATTTAGGCTAATAATAGCACTGCAGTGAAATGAGATGTTCCCTCATACTGCACCACTCAATGACCtccacaaaagaaaataacaccTGCCTTTACTAACTGAGCAAGCTGGGATGGAGGCAACACAAATCTGGGTCAAAACTGTGTGGGATGCTCACCCGTGATGGCAGAAGTTGGTACAGGTTTGATCATCAGGGATGGCACAGGTGCACCGGCCAGTGGACCTTCTGCGTCGGGACAGAGAGCTGCCGAGCCCATAAACCGTTGTCttactgcagagagaaagagatgacaTGCAGACTTTGCTCTTTGaatatgcagtgtgtgtgttcaccctTGTTTGTGCAGTGTGTCCTCTAATGCTCACCTGGGTGTGTTGACCCAGATGATATCCAGGTGGCAGAAGTAGTGGCACTCAGAGTCCAGTGGGCTGCTGCAGGCGCAGCGTTTGCTCCTCACTCTCTGTGTTGGGACACCATCACTGACCTCCACTTCCACCTGTTTCATCACCGGAAGACCCAAACCTGGTGCGAGACAAGGAGCCGCTCAGTAACAGTGATCCAGCATCGATTACAGATACACAAACTGTCAGTGGCCCTGACAGATGTGTTACATCACCAGTCTATTATACATAGAGTCTGCAAGTGAGTGCATGAAAAAGATCATAAACTGCTCTTTACAAATTCCACTTTCTACAGAACTCATCAGTCTTGATCTTTAACAGTTGGCAAACACACATATTAATAGGCTGAATTCCTTTGCTTCTTTCATGCTCATGCTGTCACAAACATATATTCTACTTCCtctattattttacaaaaacactccTGCTGCTTGTGCATAAAGTGTGACAGgaatcatttaaaaactgtgttaGCATGCAGCAGTACAAAAAATCtctgcaatataaaaataaacagcttttGTGTGATTAATAGGTCCTTTTATGTTTCCCGGGCTTGCtaaaacatgcatgtgcacCAACATACAGTGATGACCGCTACTGCTTTGAGTGAGTGAGACTGAGATTAAAGACGGTGTACATTAAGTATGTGATTCCAAGTCAACAGTGctagcaaaaacacaaagttaaagcaatgtttcttgtcattttgtcatctgtTATTCTGTCTCTGATTTTTAGATGCCTTGCATATTCCagtaaaaccaataaaaaaatacattttttataatatatatttgaaaaaatagacTCACCATCCTCCATGGAAGCCCAAAGAGTGATGAGAAGAAGAACGCTGGTGTGAGCAGACATAGTTGATAGCAGATGGATGAAGCTCTGCAGGGAGAGTATAATCCGTACAGTTACAGCTGTGTACTGAGctaatgtgctgctgctgtttgtctgcaggtGTCTGAGCTCTGTCACTCTCTTATACCTCTCCCTCTCATGATGTCATGACAAGAGCTCCACCCATGACTGCTTTCCATGGAGCCAAAGTGTACGACCACAGGGGATTTGAACCTGTCACACATTCCAGGAATATTTGATGGTTTGTAGCCTGTGACACTGCTGTCATCTGCTGAGTCATATATGTGTCTACAGTTTGAACGAGGAACTGTTTCTTTGCTCTGGTTATACATGAGGTTTGAGGGTGGTGGGGAATGGAGGATGACATGAGGTCTGCTGAAGGGTTAAAAGGATTACCTAATATGCTGGAGTAGAGAGATGGAGGCTGATGGATTCTGATATGAATATGCTGTAAATGGTGATGGAGGGGAGTGAGGAATGGATCCCAGCAGTGATCACTGGAAACATACGTGGGAAGAGATAATAAGAGAAATGCGGTGATATGCTGGTTTGTAATGGAGACATTTTAAACAGGGTTTTCCCTAAGCCACTATCTCCACtggaacagaaaaacaaaataaaggctAATACTAATATCCAGATCCCAATGTGTAAATAAGaggatcattttcattttcaatattCAACGGAGGCAAAGACTGATACTATTAGATGATGTCACCTTTTACTCTGacacattttgtaaatgtctaaaaaaaaagggctgttTTAAGCAATAGTGGATCATTAAACCtcttaaaatgatcaaaactaTTGGACCTTCCAGactgacatttgaaaaataatcacTATTTTCTggttaaaattaagttacatgCAGTGTTTCATATATTCAGCGCAAATACTTAGTGactataataaatatttttacattaacattaaaattaaataaacaaaaaatgacaacttgAAAACATAACAATGTGAAAAACAATGTGAACCTACAGAGATTTATCACCTGAATCTTCAGCTTCCGTTGGCTTTATGGAGCTTTATAGCgagtttaaacctttgaaacctggatcaatatcagttttcttgttctacgttcagatgcctttcacaagctatttgactctttgaaacctgagaaaataggtttgatttcttttgaaaactggggaaaaaggcaatgaacaactggGCAAGAAACATCCcacgaattgcaagaaattagaaaaagaaaaaattacctaaaaatcccccaaaaatgttttaaaaaaatagagtatgactattaaaaaatatcccaaaaaggaatttctttttttttttttgcttagttTTGGGCCATGACTTATGAAGTTTCTCGTTGACTTCTTCctgtatttttgaatgaaatcaaatgaATTTGCTTACATTTCACTGAATTTGCTGCCTCTATCATGGCTATTAAAggcccaaacacagaaaaatcacACTGCTCTAACCTGCTCCTGGTCTTGTTCCTCCCACATGGTGCCCAGTGTGCAGGTCAGCCATGCCAGAGTCATGCAGATAACCAAATGGCAACCTATGTTCAtggaaataaagcaaaaacatgttgaGATCAGGGCAGCAATTACTACCCTCTCTTCTGTCAtttcctaaaagaaaaaaataacagatgtaATTTTTCTGATTAGCGTCACAATTTATTGGTTATACTCACAGTTCAGTTCCTCAGGACCTTTGCCACAAACAGATAGTGCTCCTCCCATTTCCTGTGCACAGGTGTGGGATAATCAATCTCCTGTGGGAGTGTCTCTCAGAAGCCTAattcacagcaacatttttaccATCAGTCACATTACATTTCACCTATAAAGACTAAAGACTCAGTTGATACTTTCCAACACACCTGCATCTGAGATAGttggatgtgtgtgtacatctcCTTTTAAAAAACTTCTCTGATCAGGAAAAGGACTGAAAATTTAGACTATGAAAATTGTGActatgtttggcattttttgccaacgGATATTTTTGTCCATGAGACACATGACAATGTGAAGCAGGCAGTGCTTTTAGAAGAATATAGATTGAAAGATGTGAAATCACTTAACATACTCAGCTTTGTTTGTTCAGTGCTATAAGAGCAGagaaaatacactttttccCTATTCATGTCATTAACCTTTCTAAGGATAGGGTTTACTAAAAGGGACTTATAATCCACTTTCCATGAAACGTGACACCTGAACGTATAGAGCACAGAGGAGAGCAGACTGTACTTTTCCTCTGTGCCAACAACATATCCAGTGCATGAAAACACGTGCCAATGAAAACGCGTtagaaaaacagagaagaggacaaatttaaaaaagaggacTAGTGGAAAGGAATGTCATTAAAAGGATTTTTCGTCCAATACTTCTGAGAATAATAGCAACAGaacactttcacacactgtTTTGTGCTTCCATCCTAATTTTGCGACGttaatgtcacacacactcagtttgTTTCTCCTTCCCTTACAGACTCCTAAGAGAGGAATTATGATTGAATCGATCAGAATATTTAGTGTCTTATACATAATCAGCCAGACTTCAGGTGGGAAGGGGTTACAACATTTTCCtattacaaaatatttgtgGAATGTATGGCATGGCGATCACAATAGCGTCAatttttcaacacattcttGCACCAGAGGTTACAAGTTCAGTTCCCTCAGGAGCACAGATGTGCCCCTCTCCACAGGCATCACATCACGTTAGACAGTTCTGGCTCTGAAAAATGGATAGCAAGTAAaagtgtgagtgagagagagaaagaaagaaagaaagagagagagtctCTTTTAATCCAGACCCAGCTTCTGTCC contains:
- the LOC121945117 gene encoding endothelin-2, translating into MSAHTSVLLLITLWASMEDGLGLPVMKQVEVEVSDGVPTQRVRSKRCACSSPLDSECHYFCHLDIIWVNTPSKTTVYGLGSSLSRRRRSTGRCTCAIPDDQTCTNFCHHGPEIISPKTHQLNILRILRAAASRSKREQDSPDSDKEESSQRKITR